The DNA segment GTTTTGGTACAATGGGAATGGCACTTGTCATTTCCATACTGTTGGTTTACCTCATTATGGTACTATTGTACAATAACTACATTTATCCCTTTGTAGTATTAATCTCTATTCCTCTTGCCATCATAGGTGCATTACTCGCTTTGGCATTAACGATGGATACCCTTAACTTATTTACCTTGCTGGGATTACTTGCACTTTTAGGGCTTGTTGCCAAAAATGCCATCATATTGGTCGATTTTACTAATCAGTCAAAAGCAAAGGGGATGGAACTAAAAGGTGCACTTATTGAGGCAACCCGCCAACGGTTTCGCCCCATCCTGATGACAACCGCTGCAACGGTAATAGGTATGCTTCCTATTGCTTTGGCAACCGGAGCCGGAGCCGAATGGAAAAACGGTCTGGCTTGGGTTATGATTGGAGGATTGATTAGCTCTATGTTCCTGACACTTATCGTTGTTCCGGTGGTGTATTATCTGATGGACAGGTTGTTGATGAAATTCGGCTGGAATAAGAAAACGGTGGTTGACATTGAAGACAAATGATAATACTCAATGAAAGCGTTTTTTGAAAAAACAATGCAGTCCGTTCAGGAAGAAATTCAGTCCATAGACATGGATGGCTGTCATATTTCCATACAGGAAGCGTTGAAAATGGTTGAGTTTATCAAAATCAGATTGTTAGAGTTGAGGACTGTCTTCCTTGAACAGGAACAGGTTGAAATTCAAGACGAAATAAAATTCTTCAAAGAGATGAAACCGCAAATATTAAGTTTATTGATATATTTCAACAAGATATATTCCATTGAATTGAAACGTCCGAACGGGAGTAACGAGATACAGCAGGAATATTATAAAAAAGAACAATACAGCCTGACCTGTTTCTTTGAGCGAAATATTGACTTATACCAATACTACCGTTCCAATTCAATCCATTTGGATGAGTATTATTTTGTGAGAGGTAAATTTTGCCCAACTCTCTGTGTTGATAGTCAGCAGTTTGTTCAAGATGCACTGTTCTCTACGGCGTATGATTATAAAGTTGCCAAAATACTGGCCAATGAGATATTGCGGATTTATCTGAATAAAAGGCTGTTACATTTAACAAAATGTACTCATTTGCCCAATAATCAAAAGAACAGCGAACAACCGGCGCTTAAATGGACAGACTCAAAAGTTGCCGCTATCGAATTGGGTTACGCTATCCATTCGGCGGGAGTTCTCAATAATGGAAATGCAGATATACGGGAGATTATGAGCCTGTTTGAAATCATTTTCGGTATTGACCTGGGAGATTATTACAGGACATATATTGCTATCAAGAGCCGGAAGAAGGAACGGACTGTTTTCCTGAAAATGCTTATTGATAACCTGACAAAACGTATGGATGATGATGATAGAATATAAATCTCATTTATTTTTCGTACTTTTGCGACGAAAAATAGAATTGAATTAAAGCAGGACAGAGTTCTGCATATAATATAGATATAACGTTCGCTGAACGTCTCAACACGAAAACTGGCACTTTTCAGAAAACGAGACGGAATGTGCAATGTTCACGCTATGAGCGTGGACTTGCCTGTTTCGTTTTCGGGTATGCCAGTACCTCGTGTTGAAGCAGTGTGGGTTCCACGCTTCTTTTTTGACGCAGGTGAACATTCAAAAAACGATAAAAACAGGAAGTTATGAAACAGTTAAAAGCGAACATAGCCTTATCTCTGGATGGTTTTATAGCCTGCGACGACGGGGATACAAACTGGATACCCAATATTGTGTCAAAAACTATTCGAGAGGAAATCATCCAGGCAGATACCTTGCTGATGGGTGTCAATACTTATAACGAAATTTTTGAACATAACGGATATTGGCCGTTTAAAAACAAAAAAACGTGCGTCGTGTCCCACCATGAAAATCGTATATCCATTGACGAAACGGCACGAATTATCACCGAATCACCAATGAAAGCCATTTTGGAAATGAAACAGCAGGCAGACACTGATTTGTTGGCTGTGGGAGGAGGAATTTTAATTTCTTCTTTGATTGACAACGGGCTATTAGATATGCTATCCATATATACCGTTCCCGTCATATTAAGAACCGGAATAACCTTTCTGCGTACAAAAACAGAATCAAAATGGAAAACCTTGCAAACGGAAAAAACAGATAATATTATCCATACCCTATATGAGTTTGATAAAACCATTTAACTCCTGTAACTCAATAATATAAATCTCATATTCATTCTAAAAAACTACCAGGTTCATACCAACTTGGTAGTTTTTATTTATGGAGAAAAATCATCTCCGAAACACCTTATATCCTCCATTTATTTTCATAAACCGGCGTTTTTGCGCTGTTTTTTTCCAAAAAAAAATTTCAACCAACTTGGTATAAACTTGGCAATTCTACCCATTTTATCATCCGAACTTTGCAGAAAATTTGAATGAGATATGGAAGTAATAACAATCGAATCGAAAATTTATAAAGAAATTATCAGCAAACTGGATAAGATTACCGCTTTTGTCATCAAACATGCCGATGACGACGAATGGGTGGACGGTTACGATGTTTGCAAATACCTTAAAGTAAGTCCCCGCACTTTACAGCGGTTGCGTTCAAAAGGAATACTCAACTACTCTATTTCGAGTGGGAAAGCTATGTATAAAATGGGCGAAGTGAGACGGATGCTCGAACAGAACCTGATAAAAAGCAATCCCGAAAATTTTCAAGAACTGTTAGACAATTACAATAAACATGCTAAGTAAACAGATGATATTGGACAAGACCAATAACGGATTTGAGATTTTCCGTTATTACGTTGCAGTGGAGTGGCGACTCGGGAAAAATTTCCGTAATCCGCTCTATGATGATAAAAAAGCTTCCTGCAATATTTACTTTGACAGGAAAGCAAGGGTTTACAGGTTTAAGGATTTCGGGAACGATTCCTATAGTGGCGACTGTTTTTCATACGTGGGTTTTCTTAAAGGCTTGGATTGTAACAATGCGAAAGATTTTATAGAAATTCTGGGAATTATTAACCGCGATTTGCATCTGGGTCTGTCCTGTAATGAAGGCGACAGTCCGCTTGTCGTGTCCATGTCGCCGAAGCCAATCCGGGAAACCAAGCTCGTTTTACCTCAAAAACCTGAAACACCGAAAAAGACAAAATCCTATTCTATTGTTCAACAATGTTTTTCCATAAAAGAAACGAAATTTTGGCAGCAATACGGCATCACTCCCGAAACACTGAAAGCCTATAAAGTTTTCTCTTTGAGGGAATTTAAGTACGAAAATTCCGAAGGCAAGCCGTTTTTTCTCATTTCTTCCAATGCTGAACCTCTATTCGGATATACCGGCAAACGGCATGTGAAAATTTATCGCCCGTTTTCCGAAATCCGGTTTTTGTATGGCGGTCTTTTACCCGATAATTACTGTTTTGGTTTGGAGCAACTACCCGCCAAAGGCGATACGCTTTTTATTACAGGCGGCGAAAAAGATGTGCTTTCGCTGGTTGCTCATGGTTTTCATGCCATTTGTTTCAATTCCGAAACGAGCAATATCCCGCAGCATATTATCAAGAAACTGTCCTACCGTTTCAAACATGTTATTTTGCTTTACGATGCAGATAAAACGGGGTTGGATGCTTCCCTCAAACATGCGCAGCAACTCGCGGATTTGGGCGTTAAGCGGCTTGTTCTGCCGCTTGCGGGTACGAAACAGGAAAAGGATATTTCCGATTATTTCAAGCTCGGCAACAGCCGTGAGAATTTCATCAAACTGTTCATCGAATTTTTAGATAATCTTTATAACGATACTATGGCTATACTCAAACCGTGTGAAATTGATTTCAACAATCCACCCATTCAGGCAGAGATGATTATTTCAATTAATGACGTGCCTTTGGGAACGCAGGGGAACTTACTGGGCATCACGGGCGGCGAAGGAACGGGAAAAAGTAACTACGTGGGAAGCCTGATTGCCGGAACCGTCCGTAATGCCGATTTTTCAATTGACACGCTGGGTACAGCGATTTTGCCCAATACTGCAAGCAAAGCCGTTTTACTTTATGATACGGAGCAGTCGGAAGTGCAACTGTACAAGAATATTTCCGGCATATTAAAACGCGGGAAACTGGCCGCCATGCCCGAATATTTCAAGGCATACTGCCTGACTTCCATGTCCAGAAAAGAGCGTATGCAGGCGATTGTGCAAAGCATGGACAAATTCTACTATCAGTTCGGCGGTATCCAGATAGCATTAATTGACGGCATAGCGGATTTGGTTCGTTGCGCCAATGACGAAGCGGAAAGCGTCGGAGTAATTGACGAATTGTACCGTTTAGCCGGCATTTATAAAACGTGTATTGTCTGTGTGTTGCATTTCGTCCCCAACGGCATGAAACTCCGCGGACATCTCGGCTCGGAGTTACAGCGCAAGGCAGCGGCAATCCTTTCGA comes from the Bacteroidales bacterium genome and includes:
- a CDS encoding RteC domain-containing protein, encoding MKAFFEKTMQSVQEEIQSIDMDGCHISIQEALKMVEFIKIRLLELRTVFLEQEQVEIQDEIKFFKEMKPQILSLLIYFNKIYSIELKRPNGSNEIQQEYYKKEQYSLTCFFERNIDLYQYYRSNSIHLDEYYFVRGKFCPTLCVDSQQFVQDALFSTAYDYKVAKILANEILRIYLNKRLLHLTKCTHLPNNQKNSEQPALKWTDSKVAAIELGYAIHSAGVLNNGNADIREIMSLFEIIFGIDLGDYYRTYIAIKSRKKERTVFLKMLIDNLTKRMDDDDRI
- a CDS encoding toprim domain-containing protein, coding for MLSKQMILDKTNNGFEIFRYYVAVEWRLGKNFRNPLYDDKKASCNIYFDRKARVYRFKDFGNDSYSGDCFSYVGFLKGLDCNNAKDFIEILGIINRDLHLGLSCNEGDSPLVVSMSPKPIRETKLVLPQKPETPKKTKSYSIVQQCFSIKETKFWQQYGITPETLKAYKVFSLREFKYENSEGKPFFLISSNAEPLFGYTGKRHVKIYRPFSEIRFLYGGLLPDNYCFGLEQLPAKGDTLFITGGEKDVLSLVAHGFHAICFNSETSNIPQHIIKKLSYRFKHVILLYDADKTGLDASLKHAQQLADLGVKRLVLPLAGTKQEKDISDYFKLGNSRENFIKLFIEFLDNLYNDTMAILKPCEIDFNNPPIQAEMIISINDVPLGTQGNLLGITGGEGTGKSNYVGSLIAGTVRNADFSIDTLGTAILPNTASKAVLLYDTEQSEVQLYKNISGILKRGKLAAMPEYFKAYCLTSMSRKERMQAIVQSMDKFYYQFGGIQIALIDGIADLVRCANDEAESVGVIDELYRLAGIYKTCIVCVLHFVPNGMKLRGHLGSELQRKAAAILSIERDEEPQISVVKALKVRDGSPLDVPLIQFSWNKELQMHTFIGEKTKEEKEKRKETELAGVART
- a CDS encoding helix-turn-helix domain-containing protein; this translates as MEVITIESKIYKEIISKLDKITAFVIKHADDDEWVDGYDVCKYLKVSPRTLQRLRSKGILNYSISSGKAMYKMGEVRRMLEQNLIKSNPENFQELLDNYNKHAK
- a CDS encoding dihydrofolate reductase family protein; amino-acid sequence: MKQLKANIALSLDGFIACDDGDTNWIPNIVSKTIREEIIQADTLLMGVNTYNEIFEHNGYWPFKNKKTCVVSHHENRISIDETARIITESPMKAILEMKQQADTDLLAVGGGILISSLIDNGLLDMLSIYTVPVILRTGITFLRTKTESKWKTLQTEKTDNIIHTLYEFDKTI